A portion of the Falsirhodobacter algicola genome contains these proteins:
- the rutA gene encoding pyrimidine utilization protein A, with translation MDIGIFLPIGNNGWLISENAPQYMPSFELNKEITLKAEEHGLDFVLTMIKLRGFGGKTEFWDHNLESFTLMAGLAAVTTKIKLFATAATLVSPPAMVARMASTIDSISGGRFGVNLVTGWQKAEYEQMGVWPGDSFFGSRYDYLTEYTQVLRDLWSTGTCDLKGKHFTMDDCRVSPRPQGDMKIICAGSSDAGMAFSAQHADYNFCFGKGVNTPTAFRSNPERLQQATAKTGRDVGTYALFMIIADRTDEAARAKWEHYKAGADQEALAWLGQQAGADKTSGSDTNVRQMADPTSAVNINMGTLVGSYATVARMLDEVAEVPGTGGVLLTFDDFVKGVDDFGRYIQPLMRSRNPARVEEVA, from the coding sequence ATGGACATCGGTATCTTCCTTCCCATCGGCAACAATGGCTGGCTGATTTCGGAAAACGCCCCGCAATACATGCCCAGCTTCGAGCTGAACAAAGAGATCACCCTCAAGGCCGAGGAGCACGGCCTCGACTTCGTTCTGACGATGATCAAGCTGCGCGGTTTCGGCGGCAAGACGGAGTTCTGGGACCACAACCTCGAAAGCTTCACGCTGATGGCCGGGCTGGCCGCGGTGACGACGAAGATCAAGCTCTTCGCGACGGCGGCGACGCTCGTCTCGCCCCCGGCGATGGTGGCGCGCATGGCCAGCACGATCGATTCCATCTCGGGCGGGCGGTTCGGGGTGAACCTCGTGACGGGCTGGCAAAAGGCGGAATACGAACAGATGGGCGTCTGGCCGGGCGACAGTTTCTTCGGCAGCCGCTACGACTATCTGACCGAATACACCCAAGTGCTGCGCGATCTGTGGTCCACCGGGACCTGCGATCTGAAGGGCAAGCATTTCACCATGGACGACTGCCGCGTCTCCCCCCGCCCGCAGGGGGATATGAAGATCATCTGCGCCGGGTCGTCGGATGCGGGGATGGCCTTCTCGGCGCAGCATGCCGATTACAACTTCTGCTTCGGCAAGGGGGTGAACACGCCCACCGCCTTCCGCAGCAACCCCGAACGCCTGCAACAGGCGACGGCCAAGACGGGGCGCGACGTCGGCACCTATGCCCTCTTCATGATCATCGCCGACCGCACGGACGAAGCCGCCCGCGCCAAGTGGGAGCATTACAAGGCCGGGGCCGACCAAGAGGCCCTTGCATGGCTGGGCCAGCAGGCGGGCGCGGACAAGACCTCGGGCAGCGACACCAACGTGCGCCAGATGGCCGATCCGACCTCGGCGGTGAACATCAACATGGGCACGCTCGTCGGCTCCTACGCCACGGTGGCGCGGATGCTGGACGAGGTGGCCGAGGTGCCGGGCACCGGGGGCGTGCTGCTGACCTTCGACGATTTCGTGAAGGGGGTCGACGATTTCGGCCGATACATCCAACCGCTGATGCGCTCGCGCAATCCGGCCCGCGTGGAGGAAGTGGCATGA
- a CDS encoding helix-turn-helix domain-containing protein: MNETRKAASLTQDPHALRDIREKNLEVAIGRQVRELRKRQRMTGSDLAAQTGLSVGMLSKIENGVISPSLNTLQVLANALRVPLIQLFSGFEEARGCMHVKAGEGVEIERAGTRSGHQYHLLGHIGSNNSGVVVEPYMIVLTTQSDRFPVFQHEGIEMLYMLEGCVDYRHGDQIYRLEPGDTLLFDSDAPHGPEALRTLPARYLSIICYPQAG; this comes from the coding sequence ATGAACGAGACCCGCAAAGCCGCCAGCCTGACGCAGGACCCCCACGCCCTTCGTGACATCCGCGAAAAGAACCTGGAGGTGGCGATCGGCCGGCAGGTGCGGGAACTGCGCAAACGTCAGCGGATGACCGGATCGGACCTTGCCGCGCAGACGGGCCTGTCGGTGGGCATGCTCTCCAAGATCGAGAACGGGGTGATCTCCCCCTCGCTGAACACGCTTCAAGTGCTGGCCAATGCGCTGCGCGTGCCGCTGATACAGCTGTTTTCCGGCTTCGAGGAGGCGCGGGGCTGCATGCATGTGAAGGCCGGCGAAGGCGTGGAGATCGAGCGCGCGGGCACCCGTTCGGGCCATCAATACCACCTTTTGGGCCATATCGGTTCGAACAATTCGGGCGTCGTGGTGGAGCCCTACATGATCGTCCTGACCACGCAGAGCGACCGTTTCCCCGTGTTTCAGCACGAGGGGATCGAGATGCTCTATATGCTGGAGGGCTGCGTGGATTATCGCCACGGCGATCAGATCTACCGCTTGGAACCGGGCGATACGCTGCTGTTCGATTCGGATGCGCCCCATGGGCCGGAGGCGCTGCGCACCCTTCCCGCGCGGTATCTGTCGATCATCTGCTATCCGCAGGCGGGCTAG
- the arsJ gene encoding organoarsenical effux MFS transporter ArsJ, with amino-acid sequence MSGARPEGLAAYGAVTAAYWAFMLTDGALRMLVLLHFHTLGFSPVQLAYLFILYEVAGMVTNLAAGWIAARFGLTSTLYAGLALQVVALVALAQLDPGWSIALSVGFVMCVQGLSGVAKDLAKMSSKSAVKLLAPSEGGGLFRWVAVLTGSKNAVKGMGFLLGAALLATLGFMGAVLAMAAALAAVGLAVVLFMPAGLPRGRKGTKFSEVFSKSANVNWLSAARVFLFGARDVWFVVGIPIYFYAVLSDGTEAGNRAAFFMIGIFMAVWVILYGMVQAAAPAILRAAHRPEGELIRAARGWALALLTVPAALTVALALSPGPQTWLTVVLVLGLLAFGALFAVNSSLHSYLILAFSRSERVTMDVGFYYMANAGGRLIGTLLSGLTYQLGGLTFVMATASALVVLAALTSGRLSDRPEGAPA; translated from the coding sequence GTGAGCGGCGCGCGTCCCGAAGGGCTGGCCGCCTATGGTGCGGTGACGGCCGCCTACTGGGCCTTCATGCTAACCGACGGCGCGCTGCGGATGCTGGTGCTGCTGCATTTCCACACGCTGGGCTTCAGCCCGGTGCAGCTGGCTTATCTCTTCATCCTCTACGAAGTGGCGGGGATGGTGACGAACCTTGCGGCGGGCTGGATTGCGGCGCGCTTCGGGCTGACCTCCACGCTCTATGCGGGGCTGGCGCTGCAAGTGGTGGCGCTGGTGGCGCTGGCGCAGCTCGATCCGGGTTGGAGCATCGCGCTCTCGGTCGGGTTCGTGATGTGCGTGCAGGGCCTGTCGGGCGTGGCCAAGGATCTGGCGAAGATGTCGTCGAAATCGGCGGTGAAGCTGCTGGCCCCCTCCGAAGGGGGCGGGCTGTTCCGCTGGGTCGCAGTGCTGACCGGATCGAAGAACGCCGTGAAGGGCATGGGCTTTCTGCTGGGGGCGGCGCTTTTGGCGACGCTCGGCTTCATGGGGGCGGTGCTGGCCATGGCGGCGGCGCTGGCGGCCGTGGGTCTGGCGGTGGTGCTGTTCATGCCCGCCGGCCTGCCGCGCGGGCGCAAGGGGACCAAATTCTCCGAGGTGTTTTCGAAATCGGCCAACGTGAACTGGCTCTCGGCGGCGCGGGTGTTCCTGTTCGGGGCGCGCGACGTGTGGTTCGTGGTGGGCATCCCGATCTATTTCTACGCCGTGCTGTCGGACGGGACCGAGGCGGGCAACCGCGCCGCCTTCTTCATGATCGGTATCTTCATGGCGGTCTGGGTCATCCTCTATGGCATGGTGCAGGCCGCCGCCCCGGCGATCCTGCGCGCCGCCCACCGCCCGGAGGGGGAGCTGATCCGCGCCGCCCGTGGCTGGGCGCTGGCGCTCCTGACGGTTCCGGCGGCGCTGACGGTGGCGCTGGCCCTGTCGCCCGGCCCGCAGACATGGCTGACGGTGGTGCTGGTCTTGGGGCTTCTGGCCTTCGGGGCGCTGTTCGCGGTGAACTCCTCGCTGCATTCCTACCTCATCCTCGCGTTCTCGCGGTCGGAGCGGGTGACGATGGATGTCGGCTTCTACTACATGGCCAATGCGGGCGGGCGGCTGATCGGCACGCTGCTGTCGGGGCTGACCTATCAGCTGGGCGGGCTGACCTTCGTGATGGCCACCGCCTCGGCGCTGGTGGTGCTTGCGGCGCTGACTTCGGGGCGGCTTTCGGACCGTCCAGAGGGCGCGCCCGCTTAA
- a CDS encoding TetR family transcriptional regulator C-terminal domain-containing protein — protein MPRPKTRNQLEKRKVILEAALEIFSENGLRGATLEMIATQAGLSKQNLIYYVPTKEALYVELLEGQLDAWLQPLRDIDAAGDPQTEILTYVRRKLTLSETMPRESRLFATEMLQNAPRLSPVLSGRLRALVDEKAAILAGWARDGRIAPLDPHHLIFAIWSMTQHYADFDVQISAVLGPDRAPRRHREAEAFVTAAILRIIDPAPLAHDGGAA, from the coding sequence ATGCCCCGGCCCAAGACCCGCAACCAGCTCGAGAAACGCAAGGTGATCCTTGAGGCCGCGCTGGAGATCTTTTCCGAAAACGGCCTGCGCGGCGCCACGCTGGAGATGATCGCCACACAGGCCGGACTGTCCAAGCAGAACCTGATCTATTACGTCCCGACCAAGGAAGCGCTCTATGTCGAATTGCTCGAAGGGCAGCTTGATGCGTGGCTGCAACCCTTGCGCGACATCGACGCCGCCGGCGATCCGCAGACCGAGATCCTGACCTATGTCCGCCGCAAGCTAACGCTGTCGGAAACGATGCCCCGCGAAAGCCGCCTCTTCGCGACGGAGATGCTTCAGAACGCGCCCCGCCTGTCGCCCGTGCTGTCGGGGCGTTTGCGCGCGCTGGTGGATGAAAAGGCCGCGATCCTTGCCGGATGGGCGCGGGACGGGCGCATCGCCCCGCTCGATCCGCATCACCTGATCTTCGCCATCTGGTCCATGACGCAGCATTACGCCGATTTCGACGTGCAGATCTCGGCGGTGCTGGGGCCGGATCGCGCGCCGCGCCGCCACCGCGAGGCGGAGGCCTTCGTCACCGCCGCCATCCTGCGCATCATCGACCCGGCCCCCCTTGCCCATGACGGCGGGGCTGCATAA
- the rutD gene encoding pyrimidine utilization protein D, whose amino-acid sequence MKYHIRRCGREGARMLVLCSGLGGARGYWTPHLEALEAMGLDVLLYDQRGCGENMEAIGPTRIADMADDVLAICDAAGVERFDLLGHALGGLVGFDLACRAGRRIDRVVAINAWPRIDAHTARCFDIRLATLTHQGLAAFAALQQNFLYPPFWIAAHPDRIAAEEAHAVAHFQGADTVRHRIGALRDFALGDWPEAGPEVLLISSTDDALVDAAQSRRLAERIPGARLLEYPQGGHALNITKQTRFEADLAAFLTH is encoded by the coding sequence ATGAAGTATCACATCCGCCGCTGCGGGCGGGAGGGCGCGCGCATGCTCGTGCTCTGTTCGGGGCTTGGGGGCGCGCGGGGCTATTGGACGCCGCATCTCGAGGCGCTGGAGGCGATGGGCCTCGATGTCCTCCTCTACGATCAACGCGGCTGCGGCGAGAACATGGAGGCGATCGGCCCCACCCGCATCGCGGACATGGCCGACGACGTGCTGGCCATCTGCGATGCGGCCGGGGTGGAGCGGTTCGATCTCTTGGGCCACGCGCTTGGCGGGCTGGTGGGGTTCGACCTCGCCTGCCGCGCGGGGCGGCGCATCGACCGGGTGGTGGCGATCAACGCATGGCCCCGGATCGACGCCCATACCGCGCGCTGCTTCGACATCCGCCTTGCCACGCTGACGCATCAGGGGCTTGCCGCCTTTGCCGCGCTTCAGCAGAACTTCCTCTATCCGCCCTTCTGGATCGCCGCCCACCCGGACCGCATCGCCGCCGAAGAGGCCCATGCCGTCGCCCATTTCCAAGGCGCGGACACGGTGCGGCACCGCATCGGCGCGCTGCGCGATTTCGCCCTCGGCGATTGGCCCGAGGCCGGGCCGGAGGTTCTGCTCATCTCTTCCACCGACGATGCGCTGGTGGACGCGGCGCAGTCGCGCCGTCTGGCCGAACGCATCCCCGGCGCGCGCCTTCTGGAATATCCCCAAGGCGGCCACGCGCTGAACATCACCAAGCAGACCCGTTTCGAGGCAGATCTTGCCGCCTTCCTGACCCATTGA
- a CDS encoding isochorismatase family protein codes for MSLIPASPEPVAFDAKDTALIVVDMQNAYATPGGYVDLAGFDLTGARSCIQNIGTAIAASRKAGVQVVFLQNGWDAGYSEAGGPQSPNLAKSNAMKTMRQRPELWGTLLSKGGWDYDIIDELSPQEGDLLVPKPRYSAFFNTWLDSALRSRGIRNLVFCGIATNVCVESTLRDGFHLEYHCLMLDDATHHLGPQFVRDASVYNVKTFFGWVGETADYCQAITAETAHA; via the coding sequence ATGAGCCTGATCCCGGCCAGCCCCGAACCCGTCGCCTTCGATGCCAAGGACACCGCGCTGATCGTGGTGGACATGCAGAACGCCTATGCCACGCCCGGCGGCTATGTGGACCTTGCGGGGTTCGATCTGACGGGTGCGCGGTCCTGCATCCAGAACATCGGCACCGCCATCGCCGCCAGCCGCAAGGCCGGGGTGCAGGTCGTGTTCCTGCAGAACGGCTGGGATGCCGGCTATTCCGAGGCGGGGGGGCCGCAATCGCCGAACCTTGCGAAATCCAACGCCATGAAGACGATGCGCCAGCGGCCCGAACTCTGGGGCACGCTGCTGTCCAAGGGCGGCTGGGATTACGACATCATCGACGAGCTGTCGCCGCAGGAGGGGGACCTTCTGGTGCCCAAGCCGCGCTATTCGGCCTTCTTCAACACATGGCTGGATTCGGCCCTGCGCTCGCGCGGGATCCGCAACCTCGTGTTCTGCGGCATCGCGACGAATGTCTGCGTGGAAAGCACGCTGCGCGACGGGTTCCACCTCGAATACCACTGCCTGATGCTGGACGACGCGACGCATCATCTGGGGCCGCAATTCGTGCGCGATGCCTCCGTCTACAACGTCAAGACCTTCTTCGGCTGGGTCGGAGAGACCGCCGATTACTGCCAAGCCATCACCGCGGAGACCGCACATGCCTAA
- a CDS encoding ArsJ-associated glyceraldehyde-3-phosphate dehydrogenase, whose product MTTYALNGLGRIGKLALKPLLESGADIAFINDAVGDPQMHAHLLEFDTVHGRWNAEFAHDAESVTINGTRLPFVGASALADLPLAGVDVVIDCTGVFKSEAALAPYFAAGVKKVVVSAPVKDGNAANIVYGVNHDTYDPEVHRIITAASCTTNCLAPVVKVVHETFGIRHGSITTIHDVTNTQTIVDRPAKDLRRARSALNSLIPTTTGSATAITLIYPELKGRLNGHAVRVPLLNASLTDCVFELERETTAEEVNAAFAAAAEGPLKGILGYETRPLVSTDYTNDPRSGIVDGPSTMVVNGTQLKVYAWYDNEWGYANRLVDVARMVGAAL is encoded by the coding sequence ATGACCACCTACGCACTGAACGGACTCGGCCGCATCGGCAAGCTGGCGCTGAAACCCCTGCTGGAAAGCGGGGCGGACATCGCCTTCATCAACGATGCGGTCGGCGATCCGCAGATGCACGCCCATCTTCTGGAATTCGACACGGTGCACGGGCGCTGGAACGCAGAGTTCGCTCATGACGCCGAAAGCGTGACGATCAACGGAACGCGCCTGCCCTTCGTCGGCGCCTCGGCGCTGGCGGATCTGCCGCTGGCGGGCGTGGATGTGGTGATCGACTGCACCGGCGTCTTCAAATCCGAGGCCGCGCTGGCCCCCTATTTCGCGGCGGGGGTGAAGAAGGTCGTCGTCTCGGCCCCGGTGAAGGACGGCAATGCCGCCAACATCGTCTATGGCGTCAACCACGACACCTACGATCCTGAGGTGCACCGGATCATCACGGCCGCCTCCTGCACGACCAATTGCCTCGCCCCCGTGGTGAAGGTGGTGCACGAGACGTTCGGCATCCGCCACGGCTCCATCACCACGATCCACGACGTGACCAACACCCAGACCATCGTGGACCGCCCGGCCAAGGATCTGCGGCGCGCCCGCTCGGCGCTGAACTCGCTGATCCCGACGACGACCGGATCGGCCACGGCGATCACGCTCATCTATCCCGAGTTGAAGGGCCGCCTGAACGGCCATGCCGTGCGCGTGCCGCTGCTGAACGCCTCGCTGACCGATTGCGTCTTTGAACTGGAGCGGGAGACCACCGCCGAAGAGGTGAACGCCGCCTTCGCCGCCGCCGCCGAAGGCCCGCTGAAGGGCATCCTCGGCTACGAGACGCGGCCCCTCGTTTCCACCGACTACACCAACGATCCGCGTTCCGGGATCGTGGACGGGCCGTCGACCATGGTCGTGAACGGCACGCAGTTGAAGGTCTATGCGTGGTACGACAACGAATGGGGCTATGCCAACCGCCTCGTGGACGTGGCGCGCATGGTGGGTGCGGCGCTGTGA
- a CDS encoding NCS1 family transporter: MSDVRTSPAAFARPDDLIEESILPTRIADRSISAMGYTWMFVGIAVIIAGYSLGASGVGAGMSLGTVMLTVLMANLLIGAVMLLSADIGTEHGLSFAVYLRAPFGTRGTHFPALMRGLVAAAWFGVQTYLGALALNGIGQYFLGFDNWVVWYAAFAALQIVNTAMGIKSVERLAALAAPAILAISIWMYFRLEGVADQQGINIWTQVGTPQMSLAVLFVANLGFWSTLAVDIPNLTRFVRTTPGATSFWKRNRSVFAGQLIALPVTQALIAGLGGISLLATGNWNPVEVIQSEATGVTLIVLFALVVLAQWSTNNAANLIPSALTLVNLAPRWIGYRRAVVLAGIVGTLCFPWALLNNLFVFLSYCGAFLSGIGGIMMADYYVLRRRRLNVPQLYDPMGQYRYVGGFNPAGIVAWVLAGSVAASFVDYSFVIGFPLGFVAYLVLMKAVVMPRFTQIECEASDPARYLATSVGKNWVHDGGGAFRHEPA; encoded by the coding sequence ATGTCGGACGTTCGGACCTCTCCCGCCGCCTTTGCGCGGCCAGACGACCTGATCGAGGAATCGATCCTGCCCACCCGCATCGCGGATCGGTCGATCTCGGCCATGGGCTATACATGGATGTTCGTCGGCATCGCCGTCATCATCGCCGGATATTCGCTGGGCGCCTCGGGCGTCGGTGCGGGCATGTCCTTGGGTACGGTCATGCTGACGGTGCTGATGGCGAACCTGCTGATCGGCGCCGTCATGCTGCTGAGCGCCGATATCGGCACCGAGCACGGGCTGTCCTTCGCCGTCTATCTGCGCGCGCCCTTCGGAACGCGCGGCACGCATTTCCCGGCACTGATGCGCGGGCTGGTGGCGGCGGCGTGGTTCGGGGTGCAGACCTATCTCGGGGCGCTGGCGCTGAACGGGATCGGGCAGTACTTCCTCGGGTTCGACAACTGGGTGGTGTGGTACGCCGCCTTTGCCGCGCTGCAGATCGTGAACACCGCGATGGGCATCAAATCGGTGGAACGTCTGGCCGCGCTGGCCGCGCCCGCCATCCTCGCGATTTCCATCTGGATGTATTTCCGGCTGGAAGGGGTGGCCGATCAGCAGGGCATCAACATCTGGACGCAGGTCGGAACGCCGCAGATGTCGCTGGCGGTGCTGTTCGTCGCCAATCTGGGCTTCTGGTCCACGCTGGCCGTGGACATCCCGAACCTGACGCGGTTCGTGCGCACCACGCCCGGCGCCACTAGCTTCTGGAAGCGCAATCGCAGCGTGTTTGCGGGGCAACTGATCGCGCTGCCGGTCACGCAGGCGCTGATCGCGGGCCTCGGGGGCATCTCGCTTCTGGCGACGGGCAACTGGAACCCGGTGGAGGTGATCCAGTCCGAGGCGACGGGCGTGACGCTGATCGTGCTCTTCGCGCTCGTGGTGCTGGCGCAATGGTCCACGAACAACGCGGCCAACCTCATCCCCTCGGCGCTGACGCTGGTGAACCTTGCGCCGCGCTGGATCGGCTATCGCCGCGCGGTGGTGCTGGCGGGAATCGTCGGCACGCTTTGCTTCCCTTGGGCGCTTCTGAACAACCTGTTCGTGTTCCTCAGCTATTGCGGGGCGTTCCTGTCGGGGATCGGCGGCATCATGATGGCCGATTACTACGTCCTGCGCCGCCGCCGCCTGAACGTGCCGCAGCTTTACGATCCGATGGGGCAGTACCGCTATGTCGGGGGGTTCAATCCGGCGGGCATCGTCGCTTGGGTGCTGGCGGGCAGCGTGGCGGCCAGCTTCGTCGACTATTCCTTCGTCATCGGCTTCCCGCTCGGTTTCGTGGCCTATCTGGTGCTGATGAAGGCCGTGGTGATGCCGCGCTTCACGCAGATCGAATGCGAGGCGAGCGATCCTGCGCGCTATCTGGCGACCTCGGTCGGAAAGAACTGGGTGCATGACGGGGGCGGCGCGTTCCGCCACGAACCGGCATAA
- a CDS encoding class II glutamine amidotransferase, with protein sequence MCGIVGLFLKKDDLRPQLGDMLTDMLITMTDRGPDSAGIAIYGDEAGPLKMTVQSDAPAVDFAGLDVALAGILEAPVTMKVIDTHAVLSLPEGGEAAARSFLDARGIRIMGAGTSMEIFKEIGLPKDVAARFGIRGMGGSHGIGHTRMATESAVTTMGAHPFSTSADQCLVHNGSLSNHNQMRRRLTEKGFAPKTQNDTEVAACYISSRLAEGVNLGEALEGTLEDLDGFFTFVVGTRNGFGVVRDPIACKPAVMAETEDYVAFGSEYRAFAKLPGIDAARVWEPEPATVYFWER encoded by the coding sequence ATGTGTGGCATCGTTGGCCTGTTTCTGAAGAAGGACGATCTTCGTCCGCAACTGGGTGACATGCTCACCGATATGCTGATCACCATGACCGATCGCGGCCCCGACAGTGCCGGCATCGCGATCTATGGCGATGAGGCAGGCCCCCTGAAGATGACCGTGCAATCCGACGCCCCGGCGGTGGATTTCGCAGGCCTCGACGTGGCCCTTGCCGGTATCCTCGAGGCGCCGGTCACGATGAAGGTGATCGACACGCATGCGGTCCTCTCCCTGCCCGAGGGCGGCGAGGCGGCGGCCCGGAGCTTCCTTGATGCGCGCGGCATCCGCATCATGGGGGCAGGCACCTCGATGGAGATCTTCAAGGAGATCGGCCTGCCCAAGGACGTCGCGGCCCGCTTCGGCATCCGCGGCATGGGCGGCAGCCACGGCATCGGCCATACGCGCATGGCCACGGAATCGGCGGTGACGACCATGGGCGCTCACCCCTTCTCCACCAGCGCGGATCAGTGCCTCGTCCATAACGGCTCGCTCTCGAACCACAACCAGATGCGTCGCCGGCTGACCGAAAAGGGCTTTGCTCCCAAGACGCAGAACGACACCGAAGTGGCGGCCTGCTACATCTCCTCGCGGCTTGCCGAAGGGGTCAACCTCGGCGAGGCCCTCGAAGGCACGCTGGAGGATCTGGACGGCTTCTTCACCTTCGTCGTCGGCACGCGCAACGGCTTTGGCGTGGTGCGCGATCCGATCGCCTGCAAGCCCGCCGTCATGGCCGAGACCGAGGATTACGTCGCCTTCGGCAGCGAATACCGCGCCTTCGCCAAACTGCCGGGCATCGACGCCGCCCGCGTCTGGGAACCCGAACCCGCCACCGTCTATTTCTGGGAGCGTTGA
- a CDS encoding helix-turn-helix domain-containing protein, protein MEIEIADQLAILGHPQRLAVFRLLMRRYPGRVASGELATALGIKASTMSTYLAALARAGLVEQARAGTSIFYTVDMTAVRRMFGVLFTECCRGRPDLCLPFDRGATPMTDRTYNVLFICTGNSARSIFAESILRRAAGDRFTAFSAGTRPGTKLNDFAVQVLQDKGHDVSVLRSKDISEFSGPDAPRLDFVFTVCDQAANEECPAWDGQPVSGHWGMPDPVKAEGTDAQKALAFQHAYGALKNRIEAFTALPIASLDRIALQSAVDQIGRTSPEELA, encoded by the coding sequence ATGGAAATAGAGATCGCCGACCAGCTCGCAATCCTTGGCCACCCGCAGCGGCTCGCCGTCTTTCGGCTGCTGATGCGCCGCTATCCCGGACGCGTCGCGTCGGGGGAACTGGCGACCGCGCTCGGGATCAAGGCCAGCACGATGTCCACCTATCTGGCCGCGCTGGCGCGGGCGGGGCTGGTGGAGCAGGCGCGCGCCGGCACGTCGATCTTCTATACCGTCGATATGACGGCGGTGCGACGGATGTTCGGTGTGCTGTTCACCGAATGCTGCCGCGGCCGCCCCGATCTCTGCCTGCCCTTTGATAGAGGAGCTACGCCCATGACGGACCGGACTTACAATGTGCTGTTCATCTGCACCGGGAACTCCGCCCGCTCCATCTTTGCGGAATCGATCCTGCGCCGCGCTGCGGGCGATCGGTTCACCGCCTTCTCCGCCGGAACGCGTCCCGGCACGAAGCTGAACGATTTCGCGGTGCAAGTGCTGCAGGACAAGGGGCACGACGTGTCGGTCCTGCGGTCCAAGGACATCTCGGAATTCTCTGGCCCGGATGCGCCGCGTTTGGATTTCGTGTTCACCGTCTGCGATCAGGCCGCGAACGAGGAATGCCCCGCATGGGACGGTCAGCCCGTCAGCGGCCATTGGGGCATGCCCGATCCGGTGAAGGCCGAAGGCACCGACGCCCAAAAGGCGCTGGCCTTCCAGCACGCCTATGGCGCGCTGAAGAACCGGATCGAGGCGTTCACCGCGCTGCCCATCGCCAGCCTCGACCGCATCGCCCTTCAATCCGCCGTCGATCAGATCGGCCGCACATCCCCCGAGGAACTTGCATGA
- the rutC gene encoding pyrimidine utilization protein C, giving the protein MPKTPIIPEGTGKPLAPYLPGVLAGNTVYVSGTLPFDANNDVVHVGDAAAQTRHVLETIRRVIETAGGTMDDVVMNHIFITDWADYGAVNGVYAEFFPGDKPARFCIQCGLVKPDARVEIATVAVLA; this is encoded by the coding sequence ATGCCTAAAACCCCGATCATCCCCGAAGGCACCGGCAAACCGCTGGCCCCCTATCTGCCCGGCGTTCTGGCGGGCAACACCGTCTATGTCTCGGGGACGCTGCCCTTCGATGCCAACAACGACGTGGTGCATGTGGGCGATGCCGCCGCCCAGACCCGCCATGTGCTGGAGACGATCCGCCGCGTGATCGAAACGGCGGGCGGCACGATGGACGATGTGGTGATGAACCACATCTTCATCACCGACTGGGCCGATTACGGCGCGGTGAACGGCGTCTATGCCGAGTTCTTTCCGGGCGACAAGCCTGCGCGCTTCTGCATCCAATGCGGCCTCGTGAAGCCCGATGCGCGGGTGGAAATCGCGACCGTCGCGGTGCTGGCATGA